A genomic region of Anopheles coustani chromosome 3, idAnoCousDA_361_x.2, whole genome shotgun sequence contains the following coding sequences:
- the LOC131272064 gene encoding brachyurin-like yields MKLALIITIAIISSAVHAKRGRIIDGTIAELHEFPYQVSLQWNFNNGSRSLHFCSGSILNRKWILTAAHCMDNLSGDGWIEVVSGVNNVIDEEPSAQRRNVSRFIRHEQYNAMTIRNDIAVILLSSPLTLNNETSTIKLAPKDAVISEANGKLAGWGSISKNMTDIFPDELRKVTLPLRTLEECTEIWNAVERSQICGGGYGNVTGCTADSGGPLTVVQDNGDRVQIGVLSYGEKPCLARQPIVFSSVMYFHDWIQHTIKFKQFKWFP; encoded by the exons ATGAAGTTAGCTCTCATTATTACGATAGCGATCATTTCATCGGCAGTTCACGCCAAGCGAGGCCGTATCATAGATGGCACCATTGCGGAGTTGCACGAGTTCCCGTATCAAGTGTCGTTACAGTGGAACTTTAACAATGGCTCCCGCTCGCTGCACTTTTGCTCGGGATCGATCTTAAATCGGAAATGGATCCTTACCGCAGCCCACTGCATGGACAATCTTTCCGGCGATGGATGGATCGAGGTCGTGTCCGGAGTGAACAACGTTATCGATGAAGAACCGAGTGCGCAGCGACGGAATGTGTCTCGTTTCATACGGCACGAGCAGTACAATGCGATGACAATTCGGAACGATATCGCTGTG ATTCTTCTTTCCAGTCCACTGACGTTGAACAATGAAACTTCCACAATAAAATTGGCCCCAAAAGATGCGGTCATCTCTGAAGCGAACGGAAAACTGGCCGGTTGGGGTTCAATCTCCAAAAATATGACCGACATTTTCCCAGATGAGCTACGG AAAGTGACCCTTCCTCTGCGTACGTTGGAGGAATGTACGGAGATATGGAATGCTGTGGAAAGATCTCAGATTTGTGGCGGCGGGTATGGTAATGTGACCGGCTGTACGGCAGACTCTGGAGGACCGCTAACGGTCGTGCAGGACAATGGAGACCGCGTGCAAATTGGTGTCCTCTCGTACGGAGAAAAACCATGCCTTGCACGGCAACCGATCGTTTTCTCGAGCGTCATGTACTTCCACGACTGGATCCAACATACGATCAAATTTAAGCAATTCAAATGGTTTCCATGA
- the LOC131272068 gene encoding galectin-6-like: MSSILFTAKFPRPPKNGDEILIRGKLRENARKFSVNFCLPRPAGVSDQQSPTYIAYHFKTIYDDDGTSTVVQNWKNVIWDKEDIGDNIWHTDRSKVFTVIFRLHEDKIKVFADRIDHLPDYQFPLRLSLDGISTIELWDDVDVEEISFRYDNKPFD, translated from the exons ATGAGTTCGATACTATTTACGGCAAAATTTCCCCGACCTCCCAAAAATGGTGACGAAATTTTGATACGCGGTAAGCTGCGAGAAAATGCCCGCAA GTTTTCGGTGAATTTCTGTCTGCCGCGACCCGCGGGAGTGTCGGATCAGCAATCGCCGACGTACATTGCGTACCACTTCAAGACGATatacgacgacgatggcacgAGCACGGTGGTGCAAAACTGGAAAAACGTGATATGGGATAAGGAGGACATAGGGGATAACATTTGGCACACGGATCGGAGCAAAGTTTTCACTGTGATATTCCGTCTGCACGAGGATAAGATAAAAGTATTTGCCGATCGCATCGATCACCTGCCAGACTACCAGTTTCCGCTGCGCCTGTCGTTGGATGGAATCAGCACGATTGAGCTGTGGGACGATGTGGACGTTGAGGAGATTTCATTCCGCTACGATAACAAACCAT tcGATTAA
- the LOC131272059 gene encoding uncharacterized protein LOC131272059, whose product MTEELQTQQQPQPATVQPQPKQRLGPQDYRNSELVTKLMAANPPYLYSPAVGPHNFFFSEMLRSLVANKRNESLSNASEQLHHHQQHHQQQQQLQQAAQHPGQVPSHLALQAATTRRPRKRSWSQHRYYPEALKDGKESDERRPTQPEKPLELTNKLSAFSRSISSSAAAASSAQKYPETDLPERFKAPSYHDRKPEESKASLGAEKSSLNNANLIPEPPTASMPPSDLILPPPPPVWYPPLYPPYGIDPLHFFIDLRVSGHIYDRKKDSNSPGSEESSLSVKREHSKLIGTGADRQGSAFSVPKPRDTSTGSKPSGAGSAINLAASLEEGGGSSGEVVEATDQPSPAMGSLFLGDFADHKMDSIKNTNYVLQNLPRIYGDLNGNHKMVDRCAGDDDMNGNLSDDHEHDQDSKSVESVEDLVGDENKYKDIDLNVISDEESIAVDEN is encoded by the coding sequence ATGACTGAAGAACTACAGACTCAGCAACAGCCACAACCGGCCACGGTGCAACCGCAACCAAAACAACGGCTTGGACCGCAAGATTATCGCAACTCGGAACTAGTTACCAAGCTGATGGCCGCTAATCCACCTTACTTGTACTCACCGGCCGTTGGTCCCCACAATTTCTTCTTCAGCGAAATGTTACGGTCTCTTGTGGCCAACAAACGCAACGAGAGCCTCAGTAATGCCTCCGAACAGCTccatcatcaccagcagcaccatcagcagcagcaacaactccAGCAAGCAGCACAGCATCCCGGCCAGGTGCCGAGTCATCTGGCTTTGCAGGCCGCAACGACGCGTAGACCACGCAAGCGCTCCTGGAGTCAACATCGCTACTACCCGGAAGCGCTGAAGGATGGTAAAGAGTCGGATGAAAGGCGCCCAACGCAGCCGGAAAAACCGCTCGAGTTGACAAACAAGCTGTCCGCCTTCAGCCGAAGCATTTCAtcgtctgctgctgctgcttcctcaGCGCAAAAATACCCAGAAACCGACCTTCCCGAAAGGTTCAAAGCGCCATCCTATCACGATCGCAAACCGGAAGAATCGAAGGCTTCGCTCGGGGCGGAAAAGTCCTCCCTGAATAACGCCAACCTCATTCCGGAACCTCCGACGGCCTCGATGCCGCCGTCCGATTTGATCCTCCCACCTCCGCCTCCCGTTTGGTACCCTCCCCTATATCCCCCGTACGGTATTGATCCTTTGCATTTCTTCATCGATCTACGCGTTTCGGGCCACATCTACGATCGCAAAAAGGACTCAAACTCTCCAGGATCGGAAGAATCGTCACTGTCGGTGAAACGCGAACACTCCAAACTGATAGGAACGGGCGCCGATCGGCAAGGATCGGCTTTTAGCGTACCGAAACCAAGGGACACTTCAACCGGCAGTAAGCCATCAGGTGCCGGATCAGCCATAAATCTGGCAGCATCACTGGAGGAAGGTGGTGGATCTTCGGGGGAAGTCGTCGAAGCGACCGATCAACCATCGCCTGCTATGGGATCGTTGTTTTTGGGGGACTTTGCCGACCACAAGATGGATTCGATCAAGAACACAAACTATGTGCTGCAGAATCTGCCACGAATCTACGGAGACTTGAACGGGAACCATAAGATGGTGGATCGTTGTGCCGGAGACGATGATATGAATGGTAACTTAAGCGATGACCATGAACATGATCAGGACAGTAAGTCAGTGGAATCGGTCGAAGATTTGGTtggtgatgaaaataaatacaagGACATCGATTTGAACGTAATTTCCGACGAGGAATCAATTGCTGTTGATGAAAATTAG
- the LOC131272060 gene encoding G kinase-anchoring protein 1-like, which produces MATIVPSRFAGLKIEDDDDEFRKPKQKPKSTANTKPKVASTAKTTAANQSAQSQQKKQKPKPHRNKSAHQAEQQEQKEQWSKWQQKDSELVEKSYMTDLEQALLLSKLDFEANKTKYDQAEQEAKQPTGKAKKPKTLSLQEFQEQVNKDDAEKEQQRQLKLAEEAYNRQYSFFEQIDLETKQIVSKEQIKSLFQARDVSSPASKDIKENGKKHKQVQAAINEVDQLKADNVCLREEIAMLRDRYKKVVSLLKNGEMKEKTELLIEIEKLKKVQEDMTAEMTALYGELEQAKSKSNQDNSKGKDKATTRRSVRFDASSEKPSTNP; this is translated from the exons ATGGCCACAATAGTTCCTTCCAGATTTGCTGGGTTGAAGATcgaggacgatgacgacgaatTTCGGAAAcctaaacaaaaaccaaaatcaaCGGCCAATACAAAACCGAAAGTCGCATCAACCGCGAAAACCACCGCTGCGAATCAGTCTGCACAATCGCAACAGAAGAAACAGAAACCA AAACCTCACAGGAACAAATCTGCACATCAAGCCGAGCAACAGGAGCAAAAGGAACAATGGTCCAAGTGGCAGCAGAAAGACTCCGAACTTGTAGAGAAATCCTACATGACTGACCTCGAGCAAGCGTTATTATTGTCCAAATTGGACTTCGAGGCTAACAAAACTAAATATGATCAGGCTGAACAAGAAGCTAAACAGCCTAcgggaaaagcaaagaaaccAAAGACGCTCTCATTACAAGAATTCCAAGAGCAGGTCAACAAGGACGATGCAGAAAAGGAGCAACAAAGGCAGCTCAAACTGGCCGAGGAAGCGTACAACAGACAGTATTCATTTTTCGAACAAATTGAtctcgaaacgaaacaaattgtaaGCAAGGAACAGATAAAATCTCTTTTCCAGGCAAGAGATGTTTCTTCGCCCGCATCGAAGGATATTaaagaaaatggcaaaaaacacaaacaagttCAAGCTGCAATAAACGAGGTAGATCAACTTAAAGCGGATAATGTGTGCCTGAGGGAGGAAATTGCAATGCTGCGCGATAGATACAAAAAAGTGGTCAGTTTGCTGAAAAACGGAGAGATGAAAGAGAAAACGGAGCTTTTGATTGAAATCGAGAAACTGAAAAAGGTACAAGAAGACATGACGGCAGAAATGACTGCGTTGTATGGCGAGCTCGAGCAAGCAAAGTCCAAATCCAACCAGGATAATAGTAAAGGCAAGGACAAGGCAACCACCCGTCGCTCGGTGCGATTCGATGCATCATCGGAAAAACCGTCTACCAACCCTTGA